The proteins below are encoded in one region of Caballeronia sp. SL2Y3:
- a CDS encoding glycosyltransferase, whose product MKEIVHITEAFGGGVLSMLTQLSNRAAAAGVGVTILHSIRQETPANFEKLFHPAVRLKHVNMCREVHPKNDCVGVRDLARALRECDPSVVHLHSSKAGVLGRIAARIAAPRARVFYSPHGLSFLRRDVSPAKQFAYLTFERIAARMGGTIVACSMSELREIETKVRPPDARVIENGVNVAEIPPRIEKTSGELVIGMSGRASYQKNHEAFVKLATDLHAPSVKFLWIGGNVEELPGQSASAVTCSGWVTRERALELTSELDIYVQTSRWEGMPIALIEAQVAGIPAVVTDVVGNRDVVQHGVTGFVAKSDEEMEGYIARLRDDAALRERMGAEARASACKRFSMDAIFRQWLSMYEFGSDRHSREPLGANEVASYETSSDSQF is encoded by the coding sequence ATGAAAGAGATCGTCCATATAACAGAAGCGTTCGGAGGCGGGGTTCTCTCGATGCTCACCCAGCTTTCCAATCGCGCAGCGGCCGCAGGAGTCGGCGTAACGATCCTTCATTCCATCAGGCAGGAAACCCCAGCGAACTTCGAGAAGCTGTTCCACCCCGCGGTCAGACTCAAGCACGTCAACATGTGCCGCGAAGTGCATCCGAAGAATGATTGCGTCGGCGTGCGAGATCTGGCGCGCGCGCTTCGCGAATGCGATCCGTCGGTCGTGCATCTGCATTCCTCGAAGGCGGGCGTCTTGGGCCGCATCGCTGCGCGCATCGCCGCGCCGCGAGCACGCGTGTTCTATTCGCCGCATGGACTCTCGTTCCTGCGACGCGATGTATCGCCTGCCAAGCAGTTCGCGTATCTCACGTTCGAGCGCATCGCGGCGCGCATGGGCGGGACCATCGTCGCGTGTTCGATGAGCGAGCTGCGCGAGATCGAAACGAAGGTCAGGCCGCCTGACGCGCGGGTGATCGAAAACGGCGTGAACGTAGCTGAGATTCCGCCGCGCATCGAGAAGACGAGCGGCGAGCTCGTCATCGGCATGAGTGGCCGCGCTTCGTACCAGAAGAATCACGAGGCATTCGTGAAGCTCGCGACGGACCTGCATGCGCCATCGGTCAAGTTCCTGTGGATCGGCGGCAATGTCGAAGAACTGCCGGGTCAGTCGGCGAGCGCCGTCACATGCAGCGGCTGGGTGACGCGCGAGCGCGCCCTCGAGCTGACATCGGAACTCGACATCTACGTGCAGACGTCGCGCTGGGAAGGCATGCCTATCGCGCTGATCGAAGCGCAGGTGGCGGGCATCCCGGCAGTCGTCACCGACGTGGTGGGAAACCGCGACGTGGTTCAGCACGGCGTGACAGGCTTCGTCGCGAAGAGCGACGAAGAAATGGAAGGCTACATCGCGCGTCTGCGCGACGATGCGGCGCTGCGCGAACGCATGGGCGCCGAAGCGCGCGCGTCGGCGTGCAAACGCTTCTCGATGGACGCGATCTTCCGCCAGTGGCTCTCGATGTACGAGTTCGGCTCGGACCGTCATTCGCGCGAACCGCTCGGCGCGAATGAAGTGGCATCGTATGAGACGAGCTCCGATTCACAGTTCTGA
- a CDS encoding flippase yields the protein MASFRKNFTILMTLQVSTYLAPLLTLPWLARVLGPSEYGRLSFAMAFTAYFITLTNFSFSLTATPKISINRDNRAVRSQIFWETMYAQIALSVAGFLVLLGLTFVVPTLAENRQLLLVGFGMAIGSMLIPTWYFQGVEDLGVISALVFVGRALSIPAMYFFVRHHDDVNNAMLVNTLVPLGSGIAICIYLYFRRDIDFVHISLRTVIDRLKDGWSVFMATSLVDIYASSNIVLLTFISGNVAGGYFAAADKLIRAALNMLRPLKTAAYPRVSFLMHHAREDAFAFLRKMFVVQGTIVSLISVCIFFGAPLAVKLLYGPQFGPTVDVLRWMAFVPLMSGLTDLFGVQTMLPLGMKTHFSRVLIGSAILNFSLLALLAVLFGEQGAAATVLIVETAIAAAMAFTLHLEGVPLLKRPMTPGGAG from the coding sequence ATGGCATCTTTTCGAAAGAACTTCACGATTCTGATGACGTTGCAGGTATCGACCTACCTCGCACCGCTCCTGACGCTGCCATGGCTCGCACGCGTTCTGGGTCCGAGCGAGTATGGCCGGCTTTCGTTTGCGATGGCCTTCACGGCCTATTTCATCACTCTCACGAACTTCAGCTTCTCACTGACCGCCACGCCCAAGATATCCATCAATCGCGATAACCGGGCGGTGCGTTCCCAGATTTTCTGGGAAACCATGTATGCGCAGATCGCGCTCTCGGTAGCCGGCTTTCTCGTACTGCTCGGGTTGACGTTCGTCGTGCCGACGCTCGCGGAGAATCGCCAACTGCTGCTCGTGGGCTTCGGCATGGCCATCGGCTCGATGCTCATTCCCACGTGGTATTTTCAGGGCGTCGAAGATCTGGGCGTGATCAGCGCGCTCGTGTTCGTCGGACGCGCGCTCAGTATCCCGGCGATGTATTTCTTCGTGCGTCATCACGACGACGTGAACAACGCGATGCTCGTGAACACGCTCGTGCCGCTCGGCTCGGGCATCGCGATCTGCATCTACCTCTACTTCCGGCGCGATATCGACTTCGTTCACATCTCGCTTCGGACCGTCATCGATCGCCTGAAAGACGGATGGAGCGTCTTCATGGCGACATCGCTCGTCGACATCTATGCGTCGAGCAACATCGTGTTGTTGACGTTCATCTCGGGCAACGTCGCGGGCGGTTACTTCGCCGCGGCCGACAAGCTGATTCGCGCAGCGCTCAACATGCTGAGACCGCTCAAGACGGCGGCTTATCCGCGCGTGAGCTTCCTCATGCACCATGCACGCGAAGATGCCTTCGCGTTCCTGCGCAAGATGTTCGTCGTGCAAGGCACGATCGTTTCGCTCATCTCCGTGTGCATTTTCTTCGGCGCGCCGCTTGCCGTGAAGCTGCTGTACGGTCCGCAGTTCGGGCCTACCGTCGATGTGCTGCGCTGGATGGCCTTCGTGCCGCTGATGTCGGGCCTGACCGACCTCTTCGGCGTTCAGACCATGCTTCCGCTCGGCATGAAGACGCACTTCAGCCGCGTGCTGATCGGCTCCGCGATTCTGAACTTCAGCCTGCTCGCGTTGCTGGCTGTGCTCTTCGGCGAACAGGGCGCGGCGGCAACCGTCCTGATCGTGGAGACGGCCATTGCCGCAGCCATGGCCTTCACGCTTCATCTCGAAGGCGTGCCCTTGCTGAAGCGTCCCATGACGCCCGGCGGAGCCGGTTGA
- a CDS encoding sensor histidine kinase, whose protein sequence is MTTSFSSTVERTGAQSGDPVVAGNDGVLVLDAALRCVSADATFAHLFELDASALANRALADTPLPKPLAAALAEAADAALAGHGISRARVTFDDDAASRSFSILALPSAGSVTVVVSPSADASQEVAPGRIAHLRAEAALFMRDHVLSIVSHDLRGPLNAIHSWGYVLERKVDAKDPAAQRALTGIRSGVEQQVKLIEQSVDTTRAETRAVALSLAPVAVRPLLDKSVALARASIARSRGITFGVESSLAEEQVEGDAERLTQMLWLMLTFAAEASARDASVQVSSVMEGGMWRTDVRFTTSAQALTDASAPHALEAFARRQALEPREAGRIAWGLALCKRVAEAHGGGFEHANIVDGQEAVVSVRIAVAGM, encoded by the coding sequence GTGACCACGTCTTTCTCAAGTACGGTCGAACGCACAGGCGCGCAGTCCGGCGATCCGGTCGTCGCAGGAAACGACGGCGTTCTGGTCCTCGATGCGGCCCTGCGCTGCGTCTCGGCCGACGCCACCTTCGCCCATCTCTTCGAACTGGATGCCTCGGCCCTCGCGAATCGCGCGCTCGCCGACACGCCGCTGCCCAAGCCGCTCGCCGCCGCGCTCGCCGAAGCCGCGGATGCCGCGCTCGCCGGTCACGGCATCAGCCGTGCGCGGGTGACGTTCGATGACGACGCCGCCTCGCGCAGCTTCAGCATCCTCGCGCTGCCGTCGGCAGGGTCGGTGACGGTCGTGGTCTCCCCGTCGGCCGATGCGTCGCAGGAAGTGGCGCCCGGCCGCATCGCGCATCTTCGGGCGGAGGCCGCGCTCTTCATGCGCGATCACGTGTTGTCCATCGTCTCGCATGACCTGCGCGGGCCGCTCAACGCCATACATAGCTGGGGCTACGTGCTGGAACGCAAAGTCGACGCGAAAGATCCCGCCGCGCAACGCGCGCTGACCGGCATCCGCTCGGGCGTCGAGCAGCAGGTCAAGCTGATCGAGCAGTCCGTCGATACCACCCGCGCCGAAACGCGCGCCGTCGCGCTGTCGCTCGCGCCGGTCGCCGTGCGACCGCTCCTCGACAAGAGCGTGGCGCTCGCGCGTGCGAGCATCGCGCGCTCGCGTGGCATCACCTTCGGGGTGGAGTCGTCGTTGGCCGAAGAACAGGTCGAAGGCGATGCCGAGCGGCTCACGCAGATGCTGTGGCTCATGCTCACGTTCGCCGCGGAAGCGAGCGCGCGCGACGCGAGCGTGCAGGTGTCGAGCGTCATGGAGGGCGGCATGTGGCGTACGGACGTCCGCTTCACGACATCGGCGCAGGCGCTGACCGATGCGTCGGCGCCGCACGCGCTCGAAGCGTTCGCGCGCAGGCAGGCGCTCGAACCGCGCGAGGCCGGACGCATCGCGTGGGGGCTCGCGCTCTGCAAGCGCGTCGCAGAGGCGCACGGCGGCGGCTTCGAGCACGCGAATATCGTCGACGGCCAGGAGGCCGTGGTATCGGTGCGTATCGCGGTCGCAGGGATGTAA
- a CDS encoding hemolysin family protein: MAQVVALIGALLLVALNGFFVAAEFGLVKLRATRVKAIARTNGLPGRLLAKVHGQLDAYLSACQLGITLASLGLGWIGEPAFAALLHPLFALVGVHSEQVIESVSLFFAFSVISFLHIVVGELAPKSWAIRRAEQVGLWLATPLYGFYWLMYPFIWVLNTSANLVLRLFGMSGEHGHDAQYSTDELKLILRGRRHGGASSYNADEWNTIAHSLDFSRMTVSDLMRPAHELVGLRNDLPARENLAVISRHRFSRYPLYADASGERVIGMVHLKDLLLDRGLASRTFSFSITKDASKLEKLARYARPVQYVAPNLSALELFRRFRKGAPHLAIVGRKGAKPIGFITLDNLLGALVGQIHDEFRQGDADWSRMDDGTLMGKGSLPVVSLERALGIDIDEGRAESVGGLVINALGDLPSEGQRVGFDHFDIVVKKMNGPRIVLVRVYPREEALEGAE; encoded by the coding sequence TTGGCTCAGGTTGTCGCGCTGATCGGCGCATTGTTGTTGGTCGCCCTCAACGGTTTTTTCGTTGCGGCGGAATTCGGCCTCGTGAAACTGAGGGCGACGCGCGTCAAGGCCATCGCGCGGACCAACGGCCTGCCCGGCCGCTTGCTCGCCAAAGTGCACGGACAGCTCGACGCCTATCTCTCGGCATGCCAGCTCGGCATCACGCTGGCTTCGCTCGGGCTCGGCTGGATCGGCGAACCGGCGTTTGCCGCGTTGCTGCATCCGCTGTTCGCGCTCGTCGGCGTGCATTCGGAGCAGGTGATCGAGTCCGTCTCGCTCTTCTTCGCGTTCTCGGTCATTTCGTTTCTGCATATCGTCGTCGGCGAACTCGCGCCCAAGTCGTGGGCCATTCGCCGCGCCGAGCAGGTGGGCTTGTGGCTCGCCACGCCGCTCTATGGTTTTTACTGGCTCATGTACCCGTTCATCTGGGTGCTGAACACGAGCGCGAATCTCGTGCTGCGGCTCTTCGGCATGTCCGGCGAGCACGGCCACGACGCCCAATATTCGACCGATGAACTCAAGCTGATCCTGCGCGGCCGGCGTCATGGCGGCGCGTCGTCGTATAACGCGGACGAGTGGAACACCATTGCGCATTCGCTCGACTTCAGCCGCATGACGGTCTCCGACTTGATGCGGCCGGCGCACGAACTCGTCGGCCTGCGCAACGACTTGCCCGCCCGCGAGAATCTCGCGGTGATCTCGCGGCATCGCTTCAGCCGCTATCCGCTGTATGCGGATGCTTCGGGCGAGCGCGTGATCGGCATGGTTCATCTGAAGGACTTGTTGCTCGATCGCGGACTGGCGAGCCGCACGTTCAGCTTCAGCATCACGAAGGACGCGAGCAAGCTGGAGAAGCTCGCGCGCTATGCGCGGCCGGTGCAGTACGTCGCGCCGAATCTGTCCGCGCTCGAACTCTTCCGGCGCTTTCGCAAGGGTGCGCCGCATCTCGCCATCGTCGGCAGGAAGGGCGCGAAGCCGATCGGCTTCATCACGCTCGATAACCTGCTCGGCGCGCTCGTCGGCCAGATTCACGATGAATTCCGTCAGGGCGACGCGGATTGGTCGCGCATGGACGACGGCACGCTGATGGGCAAGGGCTCGTTGCCGGTGGTGTCGCTGGAGCGTGCGCTCGGTATCGATATCGACGAAGGCCGCGCCGAGTCGGTCGGCGGGCTCGTGATCAACGCGCTGGGCGATCTGCCATCGGAAGGGCAGCGCGTGGGCTTCGACCACTTCGATATCGTCGTCAAGAAGATGAACGGGCCGAGAATCGTGCTCGTTCGCGTCTATCCCCGTGAAGAGGCGCTCGAAGGGGCCGAATAA
- the treY gene encoding malto-oligosyltrehalose synthase: MTVPRSTLRLQLHKDFTFDDAAAQVDYFASLGVSHAYASPITTATSGSTHGYDTVDYTKVNPELGGEEGLRRFVEKLRAHDMGLIVDVVPNHMGVGGSENAWWQDILEWGRHAAHARFFDVDWHSPDPALRGKVLAPFLGAAYGEELQGGKIKLAYRQEEGRFVIEYYSHVFPVCPVDYPAVLQEAPELAQRFAGLTTQPVDQPRAADARKALVTIANTEGGRAAIEAVLAAHSPQTPAGRERLHRLLERQHYRLAWWRTAADEVNWRRFFDVSTLGGVRVERPEVFEASHALIFRLFTEGLIDGVRIDHVDGLAEPREYCQRLRARLEELSAERPEALRNGNGHTYFVVEKILARGEPLRRDWQVDGTTGYDFMNDVGALLHDPAGAEPLARLWAELTGKSSEFSDEALIARRKILAENLSAELDRVTRALHRIARDAQTTRDYTFTSIRRVVAELVLHFPVYRIYPVGGVRSPEDERYFSKALEAARASLASADHQILDQVAQWLGGKLPDDGAQHERGDRNDRQRDRAAERNRERNHAQVHAAQGQNPNQSPQASAGSQRRAAQTLFSQLTSPVAAKAVEDTACYRYGRLISRNEVGADPGEFSLSLEEFHKANRERLASFPHAMLCTATHDHKRGEDVRARIAALSEIPDEWGATQKAWSTLNAPLRRGPNGGHNETSDSHDWAPGPAAESMLYQTLVGCWPLTLSPDDEAGVQELAERVAQWQLKALREGKLRTSWFAPDEAYEQACRDFLFDIVAPQRRSGFLQELSKFVERIGPLGAIDSFQQTLLRLTSPGVPDLYQGTELWDFSLVDPDNRRPVDYALRRKWLEEIDEKGPPSEQMENWRDGRVKLGLVRRALALRKHCEWLFAQGDYVPLTVQGEHAKHVIAYARHAGSAYAIVVATRHAARLLGDKRDVPLVEPSVWGDTSIVLPEALHSRALFDWLSPNAPKADGERLFVRDVLGVMPVALLVEEGVPGA, translated from the coding sequence ATGACCGTACCGCGCTCCACGCTAAGGCTTCAGCTTCACAAGGACTTCACCTTCGACGACGCCGCCGCGCAAGTGGACTATTTCGCGTCGCTCGGGGTGAGCCACGCGTATGCGTCGCCGATCACGACCGCGACCTCCGGTTCCACGCACGGCTACGACACCGTCGACTACACGAAGGTCAACCCCGAGCTCGGCGGCGAGGAAGGCCTGCGCCGCTTCGTCGAAAAGCTGCGCGCACATGACATGGGCTTGATCGTCGACGTGGTGCCGAATCACATGGGCGTCGGCGGATCGGAAAACGCGTGGTGGCAGGACATCCTCGAATGGGGACGACACGCGGCGCATGCGCGCTTCTTCGACGTCGACTGGCACTCGCCCGATCCCGCGCTGCGCGGCAAGGTGCTCGCGCCGTTTCTCGGCGCGGCCTACGGCGAAGAGCTGCAAGGCGGCAAGATCAAGCTCGCGTATCGTCAGGAGGAAGGGCGCTTCGTCATCGAGTATTACTCGCATGTGTTCCCGGTGTGTCCGGTGGATTACCCCGCCGTGCTTCAGGAAGCGCCCGAGCTTGCGCAACGCTTCGCCGGCCTGACGACGCAGCCCGTCGATCAGCCGCGCGCCGCCGACGCACGCAAGGCGCTCGTGACCATTGCGAACACGGAAGGCGGCCGCGCCGCGATCGAAGCGGTGCTCGCCGCGCATTCGCCGCAAACGCCGGCGGGCCGCGAGCGTCTGCACCGGCTGCTGGAGCGCCAGCACTATCGGCTCGCATGGTGGCGCACGGCAGCGGACGAAGTGAACTGGCGGCGCTTCTTCGACGTGAGCACGTTAGGCGGCGTGCGCGTCGAGCGGCCGGAAGTGTTCGAGGCATCGCATGCGCTGATCTTCCGGCTCTTCACCGAAGGGCTGATCGACGGCGTGCGGATCGATCACGTCGATGGTCTCGCCGAACCGCGCGAGTATTGCCAGCGCTTGCGCGCGCGGCTCGAAGAATTGTCGGCGGAGCGGCCCGAAGCGTTGCGCAACGGCAATGGCCACACGTATTTCGTCGTCGAAAAGATCTTGGCGCGCGGCGAGCCGTTGCGCCGCGACTGGCAGGTGGATGGCACGACCGGCTACGACTTCATGAACGACGTCGGCGCGCTCCTGCATGATCCGGCGGGCGCGGAGCCGCTTGCCAGGCTGTGGGCCGAACTGACTGGCAAGAGCAGCGAATTCTCGGACGAAGCGCTGATCGCGCGCCGCAAGATCCTCGCGGAGAATTTGTCGGCGGAGCTGGATCGCGTGACGCGGGCGCTGCATCGCATTGCACGCGATGCGCAGACCACGCGCGACTACACGTTCACGTCGATTCGCCGCGTGGTGGCGGAACTCGTCCTCCATTTTCCGGTGTATCGCATCTATCCGGTCGGCGGCGTGCGCAGTCCCGAGGACGAGCGCTACTTCTCGAAGGCACTAGAAGCCGCGCGCGCGTCGCTGGCGAGCGCGGATCACCAGATACTCGATCAGGTCGCGCAATGGCTCGGCGGCAAGCTGCCCGACGACGGCGCGCAGCACGAGCGCGGCGACAGGAACGACCGTCAGCGGGATCGCGCGGCCGAACGCAATCGCGAGCGCAATCACGCGCAGGTCCATGCGGCTCAAGGCCAGAATCCGAACCAGAGCCCGCAGGCATCGGCGGGATCGCAGCGGCGCGCGGCGCAGACCTTGTTCTCGCAACTGACCTCGCCTGTCGCGGCGAAGGCGGTCGAGGATACGGCGTGCTATCGCTACGGCCGCCTCATTTCGCGCAACGAAGTGGGCGCCGATCCGGGCGAGTTTTCGCTGTCGCTCGAAGAGTTCCACAAGGCCAATCGCGAGCGCCTTGCAAGCTTCCCGCACGCGATGCTCTGCACCGCGACGCACGACCACAAACGCGGCGAGGACGTGCGCGCGCGCATCGCCGCATTGAGCGAGATTCCCGACGAATGGGGCGCGACGCAGAAGGCGTGGTCCACGCTGAACGCGCCGTTGCGGCGCGGCCCGAACGGCGGCCACAACGAAACGAGCGACAGCCACGACTGGGCGCCCGGTCCCGCCGCCGAATCGATGCTCTATCAGACGCTCGTCGGCTGCTGGCCGCTCACGCTGTCGCCGGACGACGAAGCGGGCGTGCAGGAACTCGCCGAACGCGTCGCGCAATGGCAGCTGAAGGCATTGCGCGAAGGCAAGCTGCGCACGAGCTGGTTTGCGCCCGACGAGGCGTACGAGCAGGCGTGCCGCGACTTCCTGTTCGATATCGTCGCGCCGCAGCGCCGCAGCGGCTTTCTGCAGGAGCTATCGAAGTTCGTCGAGCGCATCGGGCCGCTCGGCGCCATCGACAGCTTCCAGCAGACGCTCTTGCGGCTCACGTCGCCGGGCGTGCCGGACCTGTATCAGGGCACCGAGCTGTGGGATTTCAGTCTCGTCGATCCGGACAATCGGCGCCCGGTGGATTACGCGCTGCGCCGCAAGTGGCTCGAAGAGATCGACGAAAAAGGACCGCCGTCCGAGCAGATGGAGAACTGGCGCGACGGCCGCGTGAAGCTCGGGCTCGTGCGGCGCGCGCTGGCGCTGCGCAAGCACTGCGAGTGGCTGTTCGCGCAGGGCGATTACGTGCCGCTCACCGTGCAGGGCGAACACGCGAAGCATGTGATCGCCTATGCGCGGCATGCGGGCAGCGCGTATGCGATCGTCGTCGCGACGCGGCATGCGGCGCGGTTGCTCGGCGATAAGCGCGATGTGCCGCTGGTCGAGCCTTCGGTATGGGGCGATACGTCGATCGTGCTGCCGGAAGCGCTGCATTCCCGCGCGCTTTTCGACTGGCTCAGTCCCAACGCGCCGAAGGCCGACGGCGAGCGGCTGTTCGTGCGCGACGTGCTCGGCGTGATGCCGGTGGCGTTGCTCGTCGAGGAAGGCGTTCCAGGCGCCTGA
- the malQ gene encoding 4-alpha-glucanotransferase, translating into MTAANQGQSERPRSSIETLAERAGFEVEWQDAHKKTQRVPENTLRILLEKLGLPCGNATQIKQSMAAIDAEMSGRKLPPLITAEVDGGIALPAAAAKSGARYRVELENGEIIDGRFTSPKGETALLAPIAEPGYHTLVINDHRTTLAVAPTRCYTVDDAWRALHDDADDTEGAPPLWGIAAQVYGLRRNGDGGVGDFTALASLATQAAKQGSHALAISPMHAMFTAEPNKCSPYSPSSRLFVNIAHIDPAAVLGAPAARAAIEKAGVADELAALEGLPLIDWPRLMQARVAVLRALFDGFSQDDDSPFAKDFTSFVEKGGRALLDHARFEALQAEQIAQNGEGHWRNWPDELRDPRSEAVAAFAETHRREVDFYLFTQWLAAKGLAHAQHAARDAGMAVGLVADLAVGCDSAGSHAWSYRDDMLTGVSVGAPPDLFNQAGQSWGLTTFSPRAMRMQGFVAFIDMLRAAFAHAGGIRIDHILGLRRLWLVPEGESAKDGAYLRYPFEDLLRLIALESWRHRAIVVGEDLGTVPPGFSERLQEQGLLGIRVLWFERAQDGEGFKPPGEWSDGVTATTTTHDLPTVNGWWRGEDIEWRSKIGQTMARADGRDPVEAAMEERGVDRGHLWQAFQEAGIAPKDVPPPSVDNAPVDEALAFVGMTPAPLVTYPLEDLLGLVEQPNLPGSIDEHPNWRRRLALPVDEMMNDDAFRDRLLAVDSARKRAVRPDNSDTPKSETP; encoded by the coding sequence GTGACCGCCGCGAATCAAGGCCAAAGTGAGCGCCCGCGCTCGTCGATCGAAACCCTCGCCGAGCGCGCGGGTTTCGAAGTCGAGTGGCAGGACGCGCACAAGAAGACGCAGCGCGTGCCGGAAAACACGCTGCGCATCCTGCTCGAAAAGCTCGGCCTGCCGTGCGGCAACGCCACGCAGATCAAGCAAAGCATGGCCGCCATCGATGCCGAAATGAGCGGCCGCAAGCTGCCGCCGCTCATCACGGCGGAAGTGGATGGCGGCATCGCGCTGCCCGCGGCGGCGGCGAAGTCGGGTGCGCGTTATCGCGTCGAACTGGAGAACGGCGAGATCATCGACGGGCGCTTCACGTCGCCCAAAGGCGAAACCGCGCTGCTCGCGCCGATTGCCGAGCCGGGCTATCACACGCTCGTCATCAACGACCATCGCACGACGCTCGCCGTCGCGCCGACGCGCTGCTATACGGTCGATGACGCATGGCGCGCGTTGCATGACGACGCCGACGACACTGAAGGCGCGCCGCCGCTCTGGGGCATCGCCGCGCAAGTGTATGGCTTGCGCCGCAACGGCGACGGCGGCGTGGGCGACTTCACCGCGCTCGCATCGCTTGCGACGCAGGCGGCCAAGCAAGGCAGCCACGCGCTCGCCATCAGCCCGATGCACGCCATGTTCACCGCCGAGCCGAACAAGTGCAGCCCGTACTCGCCGTCGTCGCGGCTTTTTGTGAACATTGCGCATATCGATCCGGCCGCCGTGCTGGGCGCACCGGCTGCGCGCGCCGCGATCGAGAAAGCCGGCGTCGCCGATGAACTCGCCGCGCTCGAAGGACTGCCGCTGATCGACTGGCCGCGTTTGATGCAAGCGCGCGTGGCCGTGCTGCGCGCCCTCTTCGACGGCTTCTCGCAAGACGACGATTCGCCGTTCGCGAAGGACTTCACATCGTTCGTCGAGAAAGGCGGCCGCGCGCTCCTGGACCACGCGCGCTTCGAAGCGCTGCAAGCGGAACAGATCGCGCAGAACGGCGAAGGCCACTGGCGCAACTGGCCCGATGAACTGCGCGACCCGCGCAGCGAAGCGGTGGCTGCATTCGCCGAAACGCATCGGCGCGAAGTGGACTTCTATCTCTTCACGCAATGGCTCGCGGCCAAGGGACTCGCGCACGCCCAGCACGCCGCGCGCGATGCCGGCATGGCGGTCGGTCTCGTGGCGGATCTCGCCGTCGGCTGCGATAGCGCGGGCAGTCACGCGTGGTCGTATCGCGACGACATGCTGACCGGCGTGTCCGTCGGTGCGCCGCCCGACCTCTTCAATCAGGCCGGGCAATCGTGGGGACTCACGACGTTCTCGCCGCGCGCCATGCGCATGCAGGGCTTCGTCGCATTCATCGACATGCTGCGCGCTGCGTTCGCGCACGCGGGCGGCATCCGCATCGACCATATTCTCGGGCTGCGCCGCCTCTGGCTCGTGCCCGAAGGCGAAAGCGCGAAGGACGGCGCGTACCTGCGCTATCCGTTCGAAGACCTGTTGCGGCTGATTGCGCTGGAATCGTGGCGGCATCGCGCGATCGTGGTCGGCGAAGACCTCGGCACCGTGCCGCCTGGCTTCAGCGAGCGCTTGCAGGAGCAGGGTTTGCTAGGCATCAGGGTATTATGGTTCGAACGTGCTCAGGACGGCGAAGGATTCAAGCCGCCGGGCGAATGGAGCGATGGCGTGACGGCAACGACGACGACGCACGACCTGCCGACCGTCAACGGATGGTGGCGCGGCGAAGACATCGAATGGCGCTCGAAGATCGGCCAGACGATGGCGCGCGCCGATGGCCGCGATCCGGTCGAGGCGGCGATGGAGGAGCGCGGCGTGGATCGCGGGCATCTGTGGCAGGCGTTTCAGGAAGCCGGCATCGCGCCGAAGGACGTGCCGCCGCCTTCCGTCGACAACGCGCCGGTGGACGAGGCGTTGGCCTTCGTCGGCATGACGCCCGCGCCGCTCGTCACGTATCCGCTCGAAGACCTGCTCGGACTCGTGGAGCAGCCGAATCTGCCCGGTTCCATCGACGAGCATCCGAACTGGAGGCGGCGTCTCGCGCTGCCGGTGGACGAGATGATGAACGACGATGCGTTCCGCGACCGTCTGCTCGCCGTCGATTCAGCCCGCAAGCGCGCCGTGCGCCCTGACAACTCAGACACACCCAAATCCGAAACACCATGA